One segment of Desulfurellaceae bacterium DNA contains the following:
- a CDS encoding fatty acid desaturase: MQTLAPDAVDLRDTIKRLSRPHSLAGVYHLAEVWTVIAAAIYTSAMLVPPTSGLPGLGVYLAALAVIASRQHALMVLGHEAIHKRWSSHLWVNDWLGRFLALFPVFISLAKWRFIHLCHHQHTHTADDPDRAIYARYPLAASAWWRLLVRDVCGLNLVSTLKYFIDLPCVTADFNRRFLGEARERRYRQVSDMRAFWVFWSLVLLGGGYWGGTSWLLAFVLYWLIPYCSLTQIFFRVRGAIEHGNVPEPDNPYRRTRTYFMHPVAAFFLAPKRVHYHLEHHLYPAVPFYHLPRLHRLLRREVYPHEQAYYERFGQGVGKLVG, encoded by the coding sequence ATGCAGACGCTCGCACCGGACGCGGTGGATTTGCGCGACACGATCAAGCGGCTGTCCCGACCGCACAGCCTGGCTGGGGTGTATCATCTGGCCGAGGTGTGGACCGTGATTGCGGCCGCCATCTACACCAGCGCGATGCTGGTGCCACCCACCTCAGGGCTGCCCGGCCTTGGGGTGTATCTGGCCGCGCTGGCGGTGATTGCCTCCCGTCAGCACGCCCTGATGGTCCTGGGCCACGAAGCGATCCACAAACGCTGGTCGTCACACCTGTGGGTCAACGACTGGCTGGGGCGCTTCCTGGCCCTTTTCCCGGTGTTCATCTCGCTGGCCAAGTGGCGTTTCATCCATCTGTGCCATCACCAGCACACCCATACGGCGGACGATCCGGACCGGGCGATCTATGCCCGCTATCCGCTTGCCGCCTCGGCCTGGTGGCGTCTGCTGGTGCGCGATGTGTGCGGGCTGAACCTCGTCTCGACCCTGAAGTATTTTATCGACCTCCCCTGTGTCACGGCCGACTTCAACCGGCGTTTCCTGGGCGAAGCGCGCGAACGGCGCTACCGTCAGGTGTCGGATATGCGGGCCTTCTGGGTGTTCTGGAGCCTGGTCCTGCTCGGCGGCGGGTACTGGGGCGGAACGTCCTGGCTGCTCGCTTTTGTCCTGTACTGGCTCATCCCCTACTGTAGCCTGACGCAGATCTTCTTCCGCGTCCGGGGAGCAATCGAGCACGGCAACGTGCCCGAACCCGATAATCCGTACCGGCGGACGCGGACGTATTTCATGCACCCCGTTGCGGCGTTTTTCTTGGCTCCCAAGCGGGTCCACTACCACCTTGAGCACCATCTGTACCCGGCGGTGCCGTTTTATCACCTGCCCCGGCTGCACCGTTTGTTGCGTCGTGAGGTCTACCCGCACGAGCAGGCCTACTACGAGCGCTTTGGCCAGGGCGTGGGCAAGCTGGTGGGCTGA
- a CDS encoding alpha/beta fold hydrolase: MPHAHVNGIQLHYDIQGQGQPLLLIMGLGAPAANWDQPFVEAMTRTHQVITYDNRGTGQSDKPDEDYSIALFASDAVGLLDELQLPKAHVFGISMGGMIAQELAIHYPQRLASLSLGCTTPGGKHSVPAPPESMEALKGRAGQTPEEAGRAAWKLAYSEDYIREHGDELEAHLQQSLTHVTPRFAYERHIQATMTLRVFRQLKDISAPTLVATGRDDVLIPSANSEILAREIPNAELRIFDNAGHGFVTSARQPFLDVFQEFLSRQSV; the protein is encoded by the coding sequence ATGCCACACGCACACGTCAACGGGATTCAGCTGCACTACGACATCCAGGGCCAGGGCCAGCCGCTGCTGCTCATCATGGGCCTCGGCGCACCGGCCGCGAACTGGGACCAGCCCTTTGTTGAGGCCATGACCCGGACCCACCAAGTCATCACCTACGATAACCGGGGCACCGGCCAGTCCGACAAACCCGACGAAGACTACTCGATCGCCCTGTTTGCCAGCGATGCGGTCGGACTTCTCGACGAGCTGCAACTTCCCAAAGCCCATGTGTTCGGGATTTCCATGGGCGGCATGATCGCCCAGGAGCTGGCGATTCATTATCCCCAACGCCTGGCCAGCCTGAGCCTGGGCTGTACCACGCCGGGCGGCAAACACTCCGTTCCGGCACCGCCGGAATCCATGGAAGCCCTCAAAGGCCGGGCCGGACAGACGCCGGAAGAGGCCGGGCGGGCGGCCTGGAAACTGGCCTATTCCGAGGACTATATCCGTGAGCATGGCGACGAACTCGAAGCCCACCTCCAGCAGTCGCTGACCCACGTCACGCCCCGCTTTGCCTACGAACGCCATATTCAGGCTACCATGACCCTGCGCGTGTTCAGGCAGCTCAAAGACATCAGCGCTCCGACCCTGGTGGCGACCGGTCGTGACGATGTCCTGATTCCGTCCGCCAACTCCGAAATCCTGGCGCGTGAGATTCCGAACGCCGAGCTGCGTATTTTTGACAATGCCGGCCACGGCTTTGTGACCTCCGCCCGCCAGCCCTTTCTGGACGTCTTTCAGGAGTTTCTTTCCCGCCAGAGCGTCTGA
- a CDS encoding ATP-binding cassette domain-containing protein — protein MALLSVQQVRTSFGDPPLLDSVSLHIEPGERVCLLGRNGAGKSSLMRCIAGELVADSGRIVRQQDLRVSFLPQEVPQGLDGTVFELAARGLGELGHTLAAYQQLSAELAHRHGNRHLLARLDRLQHSLDTDGGWLVHRQVEQILSHLDLDPSASFTSLSGGLKRRTLLATALVSDPDLLLLDEPTNHLDIAAIGWLEAFLLQREKALLFVTHDRLLLRKLATRIVELDRGRLSSWSCDYDAFLQRKRAALDAEAQEWARLDKKIAQEEIWIRQGITARRTRNEGRVRALQALRAARRSRREQSGSVRLQAQAAQRSGKRVIRATDLSYSYTDQPLIHNFSTAIMRGDKVGIIGPNGSGKTTLLQLLLGLLPPQHGTLEHGIRLRIAYFDQLRIQLDETTTVQDMVGDGHDTVVLNGKPRHIISYLQDFLFPPDRARSPVKALSGGERNRLLLARLFLQPSNVLVLDEPTNDLDVDTLELLEELLLDYSGTVLLVSHDRALLNNVVTSVVAFEGQGRVHEYVGGYDDWLRQRRPAPSPTPPPQPKPDTSRPPRATKKKLSYKEQQELHVLPEKIEQLEAEQNDLHHQLADPKLYQHNGDQVGSLKARLSAVEHELEAAFARWEALEAVQQG, from the coding sequence ATGGCCCTGCTGAGCGTTCAGCAGGTTCGGACGAGCTTTGGCGACCCGCCGCTGTTGGACTCTGTCAGCCTGCACATCGAGCCCGGCGAACGGGTGTGTCTGCTGGGCCGCAATGGGGCCGGCAAGTCAAGCCTGATGCGGTGTATTGCGGGCGAACTCGTTGCGGACAGCGGCCGGATTGTCCGCCAACAGGATCTGCGGGTCAGCTTCCTGCCCCAGGAGGTGCCCCAGGGTCTGGACGGCACGGTGTTCGAGTTGGCCGCCCGCGGGCTGGGCGAACTGGGCCACACCCTGGCCGCCTACCAGCAGCTCAGCGCCGAGCTGGCGCACCGCCACGGCAACCGCCATCTGCTGGCCCGGCTCGACCGCCTCCAGCACAGCCTGGACACGGACGGCGGCTGGCTGGTCCACCGCCAGGTCGAGCAGATTCTGTCGCACCTTGATCTCGATCCGAGCGCGTCGTTTACCAGCCTGTCGGGCGGCCTCAAGCGGCGTACCCTGCTGGCCACAGCCCTGGTCAGCGACCCCGACCTGCTGCTGCTCGACGAGCCGACCAACCACCTCGATATCGCCGCGATTGGCTGGCTCGAAGCCTTTCTGCTCCAGCGTGAAAAAGCCCTGCTGTTTGTCACCCACGACCGTCTGTTGCTGCGCAAGCTGGCCACCCGGATTGTCGAGTTGGACCGGGGGCGGCTCAGCAGCTGGTCGTGCGATTATGACGCCTTCTTACAGCGCAAGCGGGCGGCGCTCGACGCTGAAGCCCAGGAGTGGGCGCGGCTGGATAAAAAAATCGCCCAGGAAGAAATCTGGATTCGTCAAGGCATTACCGCCCGACGGACGCGCAACGAAGGCCGGGTGCGCGCCCTCCAGGCCCTGCGCGCGGCCCGCCGCTCCCGCCGGGAACAGTCGGGCAGCGTGCGTCTGCAAGCCCAGGCTGCGCAGCGGTCGGGCAAGCGCGTCATCCGGGCCACCGACCTCAGCTACAGCTATACCGACCAGCCGCTCATCCACAATTTCTCCACCGCCATCATGCGCGGCGACAAGGTCGGCATCATCGGTCCCAACGGCTCGGGTAAAACAACCTTGCTCCAACTCCTGCTCGGTCTGCTGCCGCCCCAGCACGGCACGCTTGAGCACGGCATCCGGCTGCGGATCGCCTATTTTGACCAGTTACGGATACAGCTGGACGAGACCACAACCGTCCAAGACATGGTCGGCGACGGGCACGACACCGTCGTCCTGAACGGCAAACCGCGCCACATCATCAGCTATTTGCAGGATTTTCTGTTTCCGCCCGACCGCGCTCGCAGCCCAGTCAAGGCGCTGTCGGGCGGCGAGCGCAACCGGCTGCTGTTGGCCCGCCTGTTTCTCCAGCCGTCGAATGTCCTGGTCCTTGATGAGCCCACCAACGACCTCGACGTGGACACCCTGGAACTGCTGGAAGAGCTGTTGCTGGACTACTCGGGAACGGTCCTGCTGGTCAGCCATGACCGCGCCCTGCTCAACAATGTCGTCACCAGCGTTGTGGCCTTTGAGGGCCAGGGCCGGGTGCATGAATACGTCGGCGGCTACGACGACTGGCTGCGTCAGCGTCGCCCGGCGCCATCCCCCACGCCCCCGCCGCAGCCCAAGCCGGACACCTCCCGTCCGCCACGGGCAACCAAGAAAAAGCTGAGCTACAAGGAGCAGCAGGAACTCCACGTCCTGCCCGAAAAAATCGAACAGCTCGAAGCCGAGCAGAACGATCTTCACCACCAGTTAGCCGACCCGAAGCTCTACCAGCACAACGGCGACCAGGTCGGTTCCCTGAAGGCCAGACTCAGCGCCGTGGAGCACGAACTCGAAGCCGCCTTTGCCCGCTGGGAAGCCCTGGAGGCCGTGCAGCAGGGTTAA
- a CDS encoding acyl-CoA dehydrogenase family protein, whose amino-acid sequence MDFRYTPEQEAFRERLSAWLDRNMAEVFGDARDPLAQTDEDAERRWQRTKEWHRRLYEAGYVALHWPKEWGGGGADLVEQAIYQDEVLKRGLPLYGANQLAIDRIGPTLMFMGNDEQRQRYLAKMLTAEEIWCQGYSEPNAGSDLAGLQTRAVIDGDDFVINGQKVWTSLAHRADMQVLLVRTDPDAPKHRGISYLLVDMKTPGITVRPLVQITGESDFNEVFYDNVRVPRENLVGELNQGWRVSIATLMYERVSGGTRHPVERTVNELVGVAKTVEFEGRTASQHPYVRQKLASLSTEALCLRLSRYRSLTAQLNGKVPGPESSFGKLHATELNLRAAMFADELLGPYAQLERGSLGAIENGRWSYRALRARGLTIAAGSSEIQHNIIGERVLKLPKG is encoded by the coding sequence ATGGATTTTCGATATACCCCTGAACAGGAAGCGTTTCGGGAACGGCTGAGCGCCTGGCTTGATCGCAATATGGCCGAGGTCTTTGGCGATGCCCGCGATCCCCTGGCCCAGACCGATGAAGACGCCGAAAGACGCTGGCAGCGCACCAAGGAGTGGCACCGGCGCCTGTACGAGGCCGGCTATGTGGCGCTGCACTGGCCCAAGGAATGGGGTGGGGGCGGGGCCGATCTGGTCGAGCAGGCGATTTATCAGGACGAGGTGCTCAAACGCGGCTTGCCGCTGTACGGGGCCAACCAGCTGGCCATTGATCGGATCGGGCCGACGCTGATGTTCATGGGCAATGACGAGCAGCGCCAGCGTTACCTGGCCAAGATGCTGACCGCCGAAGAGATCTGGTGTCAGGGCTATTCGGAGCCCAACGCCGGCTCTGACCTGGCCGGGCTGCAAACCCGGGCGGTCATCGACGGGGATGATTTTGTCATTAACGGCCAGAAGGTGTGGACCAGCCTGGCCCATCGTGCCGATATGCAGGTCTTGCTGGTCAGGACTGATCCTGACGCCCCCAAGCACCGGGGCATTTCGTACCTGCTGGTCGATATGAAGACGCCCGGGATTACGGTTCGGCCCCTGGTCCAGATTACCGGCGAGTCAGATTTCAACGAAGTGTTTTACGATAACGTCCGTGTGCCGCGTGAAAACCTGGTCGGCGAACTCAACCAGGGCTGGCGGGTGTCGATTGCCACCCTCATGTATGAACGGGTGTCGGGCGGTACGCGCCATCCGGTTGAACGGACGGTCAACGAGCTGGTCGGTGTGGCCAAGACGGTCGAGTTTGAGGGCCGGACGGCCTCACAACATCCCTATGTGCGCCAAAAGCTCGCCAGCCTGTCCACCGAGGCGCTGTGTCTGCGTCTCAGCCGCTACCGGTCGCTGACCGCCCAGCTGAACGGCAAGGTGCCCGGTCCGGAAAGCTCGTTCGGCAAGCTGCACGCGACCGAGCTGAATCTGCGGGCGGCCATGTTTGCCGATGAGCTGCTCGGCCCCTACGCCCAACTCGAACGGGGCTCGCTGGGCGCGATTGAAAATGGTCGCTGGAGCTACCGGGCGCTGCGGGCGCGCGGGCTGACGATTGCGGCCGGCTCCAGCGAGATTCAGCACAACATCATTGGCGAGCGGGTGTTGAAGCTGCCCAAGGGCTGA
- a CDS encoding type II toxin-antitoxin system HicB family antitoxin, with amino-acid sequence MKYLVVVEKTEIGFSAYSPDVPGCVSTGRTEEETEANMKEAIEFHVDGLKQEGLPVPQPSAKSAYVEISA; translated from the coding sequence ATGAAGTATCTTGTTGTTGTAGAGAAAACCGAAATCGGCTTCTCGGCATATTCCCCCGACGTGCCGGGTTGCGTGTCCACGGGTCGGACGGAGGAAGAGACCGAGGCCAACATGAAGGAGGCGATTGAGTTTCATGTCGATGGCCTCAAGCAGGAAGGTCTGCCCGTCCCTCAACCGTCCGCGAAATCGGCCTATGTAGAGATCAGTGCCTAG
- a CDS encoding type II toxin-antitoxin system HicA family toxin, giving the protein MKVREVIRLLETDGWYQARVRGSHRQFKHPTKRGLVTVPGHPSDDLAIGTLNSVLRQAELKK; this is encoded by the coding sequence ATGAAGGTGAGGGAGGTCATTCGACTGCTTGAGACTGATGGCTGGTACCAAGCGCGGGTGCGCGGCAGCCATCGGCAATTCAAGCATCCGACGAAACGGGGTTTGGTGACAGTGCCTGGACATCCGAGCGACGATCTTGCTATTGGCACCCTCAACAGCGTTCTTAGACAGGCGGAGCTGAAGAAATGA
- a CDS encoding alanine--glyoxylate aminotransferase family protein produces MASVGDLSIPHRVLLGPGPSNVHPRVLQAMSTPLVGHLDPTFVELMDRTQELLRFVFQTQNKMTLPISGTGSAGMETCLANLIEPGDEVVIGVNGVFGTRMVEVAKRCGATPVEMRAEWGRVFTPEQVQETLGRCRRPKFVALVHAETSTGAWQPLEDMAAPIHQAGALFVVDAVTSLGGCPLEIDSWSIDACYSGTQKCLSCPPGLSPITFGQAALDVIGRRSSRVQSWYLDVSLLGNYWDEGQAKRVYHHTAPISMTYALCEALSLVKEEGLAARHARHKRNHEALAAGLKALGIELVAQQGHRLWMLNSVSVPDGIDEAAVRSALLNEYNIEIGAGLGEFAGKVWRIGLMGESSSQENVLLLLESLEAVLAQHGHPCRPGTAVRAARAGYQ; encoded by the coding sequence ATGGCAAGCGTTGGTGACCTGTCCATTCCGCACCGGGTCCTGCTCGGTCCGGGTCCGAGCAACGTCCATCCGCGCGTTCTGCAAGCAATGTCCACCCCCTTGGTCGGTCACCTCGATCCCACGTTTGTCGAGCTGATGGATCGGACCCAAGAGCTGCTGCGGTTTGTGTTCCAGACCCAGAACAAAATGACCCTGCCCATCTCCGGCACCGGCAGCGCGGGCATGGAAACCTGTCTGGCCAACCTGATTGAACCCGGAGACGAGGTCGTCATTGGGGTCAACGGCGTCTTTGGCACACGCATGGTCGAGGTGGCCAAGCGCTGTGGCGCCACCCCGGTCGAGATGCGCGCCGAGTGGGGCCGTGTCTTCACCCCCGAGCAGGTCCAAGAGACCCTGGGCCGGTGCCGGCGACCCAAGTTTGTCGCCCTGGTCCACGCCGAAACCTCAACCGGCGCCTGGCAGCCGCTCGAAGACATGGCCGCTCCCATTCACCAGGCCGGCGCCCTGTTTGTGGTGGACGCCGTCACCTCGCTGGGCGGCTGTCCGCTTGAGATCGACAGCTGGAGTATTGACGCCTGCTATAGCGGCACCCAGAAGTGTCTGAGCTGTCCGCCGGGGCTGTCGCCGATTACCTTCGGTCAGGCTGCGCTGGATGTCATTGGTCGGCGCAGCTCGCGGGTCCAGAGCTGGTATCTGGACGTCAGCCTGCTGGGCAATTACTGGGACGAAGGCCAGGCCAAGCGGGTCTATCACCATACCGCCCCGATCTCGATGACCTATGCGCTGTGCGAAGCCCTGAGCCTGGTCAAAGAAGAGGGGTTGGCCGCCCGCCACGCCCGCCACAAGCGTAACCACGAGGCCCTGGCGGCCGGCCTCAAAGCCCTGGGCATCGAACTCGTCGCCCAGCAGGGCCACCGCTTGTGGATGCTCAACAGCGTTAGCGTCCCCGACGGAATTGACGAGGCGGCGGTACGCAGCGCCCTGCTGAACGAGTATAATATCGAGATCGGCGCCGGGCTGGGCGAGTTTGCCGGCAAGGTGTGGCGGATTGGCCTGATGGGAGAGTCCAGTTCGCAGGAAAACGTCTTGCTTCTGTTGGAATCGCTGGAGGCGGTGTTGGCCCAACACGGCCATCCGTGCCGACCCGGCACGGCGGTCCGGGCGGCACGCGCAGGCTATCAGTGA
- a CDS encoding MltA domain-containing protein gives MRMRMWSGLGGVSFCHLPFAFCLLPCLVFLPPPLHAASPTLVRLTPHTAPALYDDLSRTSLKYAVRRSLTALRPRPDTESVVFGSQQLSLAHVRDSLQHFYTLLETEEDLAAAVWRDFHLYRATAPALFTGYHEPLLRGSRVRTRRYRYPLYRLPDDLVERAPASDTGERRIGRWVRGRFVPYFTRAEIDGQGALAKRGYEIAWLDDPVALFFLHIQGSGQIALTDGSHLRVGYAGTNGHPYTSIGKWLKQRGKLQPGRTSSPAIQHYLHTHPDEQRTIFFQNRRYVFFRPSRGEPRGSLGSPLTAGRSIAIDPKVYPLGALGFIRTRRPRVGRHQTVAWQPFSRFVLLQDTGAAISGPGRVDIFWGSGAQVEAGYMAEQGELYLLLKKR, from the coding sequence ATGAGGATGCGGATGTGGAGCGGGTTGGGTGGGGTTTCCTTTTGCCATTTGCCATTTGCCTTTTGCCTTTTGCCTTGTCTTGTCTTCCTCCCCCCTCCCCTCCACGCCGCCTCGCCCACGCTCGTCCGCCTCACCCCCCACACCGCGCCAGCCCTGTACGACGACCTCAGCCGGACCTCTCTCAAGTATGCGGTCAGACGCAGCCTGACCGCCCTGCGTCCCAGACCTGACACCGAATCCGTGGTCTTCGGCTCCCAGCAGCTGAGCCTGGCCCATGTCCGTGACAGCCTGCAACACTTCTACACCCTGCTGGAAACCGAGGAAGATCTGGCGGCAGCGGTGTGGCGCGACTTTCACCTCTATCGCGCCACCGCGCCGGCCCTGTTTACCGGCTATCACGAGCCGCTGCTCAGGGGCAGTCGGGTCCGCACCCGGCGCTATCGCTATCCCCTCTACCGTCTGCCCGACGATCTGGTCGAACGCGCCCCCGCCTCGGATACGGGTGAGCGGCGGATCGGTCGCTGGGTCAGAGGCCGGTTCGTACCCTATTTCACCCGGGCCGAGATCGATGGGCAGGGCGCACTGGCCAAGCGGGGCTATGAGATTGCCTGGCTGGACGATCCGGTCGCCCTATTCTTTCTGCATATTCAGGGCTCTGGACAGATCGCGCTGACGGACGGCTCGCACCTGCGGGTCGGCTATGCCGGAACGAACGGACACCCCTATACCAGTATCGGCAAATGGCTGAAGCAACGAGGCAAGCTCCAACCCGGGCGGACCTCTTCGCCGGCGATCCAGCACTACCTGCATACCCACCCCGACGAACAGCGGACGATCTTTTTTCAGAATCGGCGCTACGTGTTTTTTCGGCCCAGCCGGGGTGAGCCGCGCGGCAGCCTGGGCAGTCCGCTGACCGCCGGACGTTCGATTGCCATCGACCCCAAGGTCTATCCGCTCGGCGCGCTCGGCTTTATCCGCACCAGGCGCCCCCGTGTCGGTCGGCACCAGACAGTTGCCTGGCAGCCCTTTTCCCGTTTCGTGCTGCTCCAGGATACCGGCGCCGCGATCAGCGGGCCGGGGCGGGTCGATATCTTCTGGGGCAGTGGCGCCCAGGTCGAGGCCGGCTACATGGCCGAGCAGGGCGAACTCTACCTGCTGCTAAAAAAACGCTGA
- a CDS encoding VOC family protein has translation MSTPAIPTTGLRHVALNVADVATSVAFYTGLFGMRVVWQPDDQNAYLSSGCDNLALHRAASDPSAAGQRLDHVGFVVVQPSDVDRAAEVLSARQIPILAAPRTHRDGSRSLYCADPDGNRIQILYEPSLSPQRLG, from the coding sequence ATGTCAACGCCAGCCATTCCCACCACGGGGCTGCGCCATGTGGCCCTCAACGTTGCCGATGTGGCGACCTCGGTCGCCTTCTACACCGGGCTGTTCGGTATGCGGGTCGTCTGGCAGCCCGACGATCAGAACGCCTACCTGTCGTCCGGCTGCGACAATCTGGCCCTGCACCGGGCCGCGTCCGATCCGTCCGCCGCCGGCCAGCGGCTCGACCATGTCGGTTTTGTGGTAGTCCAGCCGAGCGATGTGGACCGGGCGGCCGAGGTGCTGAGCGCCCGGCAGATCCCTATCCTTGCCGCACCGCGAACCCACCGGGACGGCAGCCGGTCCCTGTATTGCGCCGACCCGGACGGCAACCGGATCCAGATTTTATATGAGCCAAGCCTCAGTCCCCAACGGCTCGGGTAA